Within the bacterium genome, the region GCAGGCAAATAAATTCGGTTGGTTAGCGATAAATCCTTCCGAATATCGCGTAGAACATTCGTAAGTTGTAAACTTCGCCCAGTCCAAATAGCATACTCTTTTCCCACCGATTCTGGAACTCCGCACAAAGCAATCACCAAACGGCCAACAGTACCGGCTACATGGTCGCAATAGAGCCACAAAGCCGTTTCGTCTTTTACCCGGACTGCGTCGCCAATATCAGCGGTCATCCCCTCAAACAACTCCTCGAAGGGAGAAAGTGGCAGCGTAAAGCGATGGATAGTGTCATAGAGCGCGGCATAAAAATCGTTTGCAAAACACTGCTTTTGCACCATATCGGTATATGCATTTTGTAGTCCATCTAACCGTTGGTGCTTCTCGGAAATCGTACCCGCTTCGTCAACCGCGTCGTCAAGGAGCCGGCAAAAAGCATAAATCGCATTCATCCCATGTCGCTTAACGGGTGGCACTAACCAAAAGGTCAACGGAAAGCTCGATCCGCTGCTACGGGCGATTCGGGCGGCTTCCCGGTAACCGTTGTGAATTCGATCTTTCATTGTTGCAAGTTGAGAGGTTGCCGGTTAGAATCCGATTTTTTGCGAAGTAACGATTGCAATGCTGCAAGCCCACGGTCAAGTTTACTGACCACTAGCCGTTGACTCAAGGTGTCGAAATCACTGAGTTCGATTTTACGAAGTAATCGCATTCCAGAGGTAGCAAACCAATCGATAGTAAAGCCAACGCCACCGTGCAGTTGTGTAAGACCTTTGCGCCCCGTTTCAAATCGTTGCCTTGTATCGTCACACAATTCACGGAGTAAATCCCTGTATCCTGCTGTTGCGATGCCGGTTTGTAATACGTTCTTTGTAACACCGAAATGCTCACGACGATCCCGGGGAAGGTAGATCCTGCCGCTTGCGAAATCGCGCTGGACATCCTGCCAGAAGTTTACCAGTTGCAACGCCGTGCAGACATAGTCAGATGCTTGATCTACCGAGTTGTTTACCTGTTCTGGAGCAAGAATACGCAACACCAGTCGACCGACTGGATTTGCTGAGTGTTCACTATACTCAATGAGATCGGAGAGTGACTCCCAATCGGTTACAATCTGATCACGTCGGAATGCATCGAGCAAATACTGGAACTGCTCTACTGGAAGCGTTCGGCGGACTATCAACTCGGCAACCGCCGGATAAAACGACGGCG harbors:
- a CDS encoding squalene/phytoene synthase family protein, whose protein sequence is MSSVRPAAMAVKVQSAKKSNQTALAEVLRIAAAHRENFARFTWWLPKQARYDLLTLYAYCRTADDAADLPGSAAFRTDKLDDIEQNLHAALANKSAPSFYPAVAELIVRRTLPVEQFQYLLDAFRRDQIVTDWESLSDLIEYSEHSANPVGRLVLRILAPEQVNNSVDQASDYVCTALQLVNFWQDVQRDFASGRIYLPRDRREHFGVTKNVLQTGIATAGYRDLLRELCDDTRQRFETGRKGLTQLHGGVGFTIDWFATSGMRLLRKIELSDFDTLSQRLVVSKLDRGLAALQSLLRKKSDSNRQPLNLQQ
- a CDS encoding squalene/phytoene synthase family protein; protein product: MKDRIHNGYREAARIARSSGSSFPLTFWLVPPVKRHGMNAIYAFCRLLDDAVDEAGTISEKHQRLDGLQNAYTDMVQKQCFANDFYAALYDTIHRFTLPLSPFEELFEGMTADIGDAVRVKDETALWLYCDHVAGTVGRLVIALCGVPESVGKEYAIWTGRSLQLTNVLRDIRKDLSLTNRIYLPASWLELHQVSESDLLTKPAPEKVVALCQYVGTRCKEAYHRASELRPTAFQRETRFSEALRGVYYKLFQKMEKSGYHPDVTVRISGIDKLVAGWQGYWN